Proteins from one Telopea speciosissima isolate NSW1024214 ecotype Mountain lineage chromosome 1, Tspe_v1, whole genome shotgun sequence genomic window:
- the LOC122657706 gene encoding uncharacterized protein LOC122657706, with translation MAIVSRSSSRNWIFPLKVLLILVGVCSLAVVLKLSLPVLSGFLVSQLPLLWSSLRSWLTPPYLYFVINGIIITIAASSRFQHKVEEQPELVVPVAVPVKAEVRPDFTVATGYDAVVLKNPVSVAQQFDYDAVATAKDLVEATQPVYGDLVPAMVYGQDEVSVTEVKSPVVSTSEDDDDEDGFVISRSTWMPQARDSTEIPADYSFATEKPLVSVRFGYRKNVKSSPEAGRTLGVTKWKRNDTLESTWKMITDGRPIPLTRHLKKSETFDMLGRHNGGNNPNSGSPEGSPVKMMKSETFKSHNSNTSSSSPSPSSGKLRREPSLGQEELNRRVEAFIKKFNEEMRLQRQESLNQYHEMINRGAAP, from the exons ATGGCGATCGTCTCTCGAAGCAGTTCAAGAAATTGGATTTTTCCTCTGAAAGTTCTGCTCATCTTGGTTGGTGTCTGTTCGCTGGCTGTGGTTTTAAAGCTCTCCCTTCCGGTGTTATCGGGCTTCTTAGTTTCTCAACTTCCTCTGCTTTGGAGCTCTCTGCGCTCGTGGCTTACGCCTCCGTACCTCTACTTCGTCATCAATGGCATCATCATTACCATAGCTGCGTCTTCGAGGTTCCAGCATAAGGTCGAAGAGCAGCCGGAGCTAGTAGTGCCAGTAGCGGTGCCGGTGAAAGCTGAGGTACGACCTGATTTCACCGTTGCCACGGGATACGACGCCGTGGTGTTGAAGAATCCTGTCAGCGTAGCACAACAGTTCGATTACGATGCTGTTGCTACGGCGAAGGATCTTGTGGAGGCTACTCAGCCTGTTTATGGAGATTTGGTGCCGGCGATGGTGTACGGACAGGATGAGGTTAGTGTGACGGAAGTGAAGAGTCCTGTGGTGAGCACTTCCGAGGACGACGACGATGAGGATGGCTTCGTGATTTCGAGGTCGACTTGGATGCCGCAGGCCAGGGACTCAACGGAGATTCCAGCTGATTATTCGTTTGCGACGGAGAAACCTCTGGTTTCCGTTCGATTTGGGTACCGGAAAAACGTCAAATCTAGTCCTGAAG CTGGCAGAACACTGGGGGTGACGAAGTGGAAGCGAAACGATACGCTGGAGAGCACATGGAAGATGATAACGGACGGGCGCCCGATCCCACTGACCCGACATCTCAAGAAATCCGAGACGTTTGACATGTTGGGTCGACACAACGGCGGCAACAATCCCAACTCGGGCTCACCAGAGGGGTCCCCTGTGAAGATGATGAAATCTGAGACGTTCAAGAGCCACAACAGCAACACCTCGTCGTCGTCACCGTCGCCCAGTTCGGGAAAGCTCCGGAGGGAACCGTCACTGGGCCAAGAAGAGTTGAACCGGCGGGTCGAGGCATTCATAAAGAAATTCAACGAGGAGATGAGGTTGCAGAGACAAGAGTCTTTGAATCAATACCATGAGATGATCAACCGTGGTGCAGCACCTTAA